A region of the Argopecten irradians isolate NY chromosome 16, Ai_NY, whole genome shotgun sequence genome:
tttacatcaaaataaagtacattgtacatcattCTTGTTATTCGTTTGTTCAATTGTTTTCATTCGAAACCCATAAGCTACAAAATTGACATCGgaatttatcattttgtttagAATATGACTTAAATACTTTGAGAGTTATCTCTCTTTTAACTGTAATAGAAACACGAGTTGCTCTTCATACAAGCAAAAGAAAAAAGCATCTTAGTAATCGCAATACAGGAAAACATCACATTTCTGATTAATTCCGTTTACATCAGGTCCCAAGAACATGAAACAGAAAATTGAATCAAAATAATGTATTACGATGTGCTTGACTTTGAGCTCATGTGAATGGGATATAGCAATTTGACGCGAATTGTGAATTTACCGGATTTTCACTGTTTTGACCATAACGCAGAAagcttcttttttttcaaattgatatttgctATAGCTTATTAATGTCGTTGTATAGGCGATTTATGTGAAAATTGTGAAGTTAAAAAAGGTGAATTTTCACAAATCTCTACAATGCGTAACGTATACATTTTTTCCACAATGGCCGCCAAATTGGTCTTTTAATTTATTCAAAGTTGTGTATCAGATATTATGCAAACAatagaaatgacattttctttaTGGCAACGTGCTACAAGTAGaagacaattattttttttgaaaatcccaaaaattcaaatggtaaatgttcAAATGAGATTTCAACGAGAGTTAAACCTCACCTGATCAGATTCTTAAGTTTAGATTTAACCACAAATGGCGTTACAAAATGTGACATCAGAAGCCTAAGATTAATTCATACGAGATCTCGTCGCCAGGTCACCCTCCTGTCAAGTACAAATGGACcgagaaaacatatttttctaataccttattaagatcagtTTGTTTTCTCATCATTATTTTTGTGGTCATTGAAGATATTCCATAGATTTTCCACTAACGTACTTGTGTATACTACTCCAAGTTGGTACCGAACAACCGATATCACAAACACTCCATCCACACCAAGATAGTTGTCCAagaattcattaaatatttctCGGTCATTTCCGACATCTTTTGATGTTCCGGACTTATTCTCGCCGATTATCAGAAGTCTCTTAATTAAAGCACGTCTGCGACCCCTGCCGAAAATCATGAGATTGTCTAGAAAGCTGATAAAGTTAATTATCGAAAGAGAAGTCAATAAGAAccaaataaatatgaaaatcttTTCGTTGAATAAGTTGTTCGGGAGCGAACACTGGACGGTGTATGTTTTCACATTGCTCATTCGCCTGATGTTTGCGTCACAAAATGTAACTGTTGGAAAACGTGGCATTTCCTCCAAACTTCCTCCATGACGACTTTGAAATAGTATATCAGTTCCTAGGGTTAGAAATTCGTTCCCTAAAAGTCTATCCAGTAAATATATTTGTCCAACAGAATTCACGACGTACAAGAAACAACAAAACGCATATGCCTTTGCAAGATAACTTTCTCTTGAAAATCCAAACCCGTACACACTTTTCCTAATACGGTACCCTATTTTCTTCTTCACAATGCGAGTTTGAATCCATCTGTTCATAAAATGAGCAATATTTGATTGATCTTCATTTTTCAAGCTACACTGGCTTTTTGTCAGTCGAGATACGAAACCAAAACTTGCGCAAGATTGTAGCTCCATCCATGCCCACTTCGGAAGAACAAATAACACACATTGCGACAAAAGAATGACCGGAACCCACGGATAGTAAGTTATCGAGAAGTCTTGTCTGGTGTCAGCGTGACGTGGAATCGGTCCTTCGGATGAAACATAGTATGTATTTTTCACATAACAATAGTTGTTTGTGTAAGCAACTTGATTGTCTGTAAACAACGCTGGACACCAACATTTTATCTTCTCCCCGAAAATTTCCTTAGCAACCACCAACAGTGAtgtcaaaacaaacaataacgAACAGTAGACACTGTTGAAGTGCTGGACCAGGAATTCCCCGATGTTGTTGTTTGCTCGATTGCTTTTGTCTCGGTCAATTGCTGTGCATGCATCTTCAaacctgaaaaaaatataacatcacGTGACTGATCCATATTTTCTTCACGGTTTCATAAACCAAAagaaattttacatattttgagaAAAGTTGGCTCATTCAGACAGAAATTTGAAATGCAGATAGTCACTGAAGTTATCAACGAAGACAAGCAAATAATCTTAAAGCTAAGCAATTTAATAGAAACAGagtaattatgaaaatgtcCAGTATGTGGAGCATAAGGAaagattttttattataatcaaaatttgaacaattttgcAATTGACGATGTGTGCTTGATAATATTTATGACTGTTTAGATAACAGATAAATTGTACGCGTACACATTGATGGAATAGCGTACGTACGAAACGTTTTCATTTAAGAAAGGAAGAATTCCATGAATTCCTTATTCTATTTTGATACATCTACTAATACAACCTCTCAATATTATACTTTTGATAGAAACTTTGTTTTGATGCCGCCCAGCAACGTACCGTTGAAGAATATTGAGAACCTTTTGCGACAACTCTTTTATCTAAAAATCAAAACCAACTAGGGGACAATCTCATTAGAGCAAGATCTGATTTGCATTTCATAAAATGCACTTCACTACATATTGGAACCGGATGTATATTAATCAAATGTCGTACTCATATATCAAGATTTCAAGATTCATTGAAATCTTgcttatatatatctgaaatACTTTTTTAAAGGATAATGctttttgatgaaaatatacTTACGATCCCATGGCTTTCGACAATGGAGGCACCTATCCCATATACTCTGGAGACGGGCTCCACTACTGACAACGGTACGACTATCTAGCACTGGCAGGGTCATTGTGTAGACAAAGTCGGAGACTTCTAATCCAAACGTTATCAGTTTTATCTTACATTTCAAGTGTGTTGTGACATCGGTCAGATACGCGAATTAAATGGGTTCTAATTTTATCTGAAGAACATCACTGTGCATTGTTGTAAGCTGATCATCCTTGATATTCTAGGGGTAACTATCACTCATAATGTCCACATATGGTTTATGTCATAGCAAACCTGACACATTCCAGGAGATTACATATACCGACGCCTAACCTCAAAACCATACGgtgtacatactttgatatATATCAAAGGTCTAAATTAGCTGTTTCATCTGTTGTCGCACACGGAGCCTTCAGCTGTTCTATTCCATAGTCCATGGCTGGATATCAtgacagtgatattaacccctgtAATATCAAGGATGTAACATGATATGTTCGGTGTTTTACAGCAATAACGGTTGGTAATGAAGACAacaattttcattaatttgaaatttgaatggTAAAGATATGACGTTTTTTGTTAATCTCTGACAGTTATGCTATTGACTCCTCGAGATAGTTGGTTATTTTCCGAACGTCTTATCAGTCTAATAATAGTGTACCATAGTTCAAAAAACATTTATGAGGTATTATTATGGCGTATTCGTAAATTTAATGACTTTCCTTGACctaaatacaaagttttaaGCATAGAAAACAAAATCTGTAAGTTGTCTAAGCCCTGGAACAAAACCTTAAACTTTCCTTACAATGTCTAACTTTTCACTGAAGCACGAACGTGAAATGAGGTATTACAACAAAATACAGCCAAAATGCTATAAAGGCCACCCGTGACACGACaaaacagtggtctttatacacaagtACAATCGTGTTGAAAATGACATTGGGACCTCGAGAATGTGATCTAAATAAGCAggtggtttttatacagaggtggtcactaagacaggtttggCTGTATTGATGGAAACTTAGGAAAGAATGGAAATGATAAGACGCCAACTCTAGTCGCCCTGTATGATTACGCAATAAGCAACATGTTTTAGCTCTATCTGCAAGACACTCTTCGGGCTGTCAATCATCTTTAAAAGCCCAAGAACTATAACTCTTATCAATATTGTTTTCAAGTAGCCATTCTTATTCCCTCCAGTTAGCATTTATCATCGATACATTTCAGCTATGAATTCTGGTATTGCTTCAAAGTATCCCATGTAGTAtatcatatttcaattattaaaGCTAAACATTAATCGCTTTCCCTCTACTTAGCGCGGGCACTTGTTTACGAATGAATATTTCGTAAATACATTCGTGGTTTTTATGATCAAAAAGCCGCGATTTATAAAcagtaaatattacatttttccgatttatttaataattaattcgTTAAGTATAAATcatgaaatgtattttctaGTTCTAGCTTTTGCCTTTGGATATTTCTTCCAATTCCAATAAAATACAGAACATGCATGTACATCGAACCGTTTGGATATACAGTACCGGGTAGAAATCTAGACACATACATCTTGAATACAGCGCattctttgtaaatatattgtccATCCAACAGGACCGGCCGGATTTCCAGAGACAATCTCGATGTTTCATATTCTAGTGATAACGATTGATAACACTCGAGTATTCCTCGTGTCAAGTAGGTTTTCTCCACACTCGAATACTTCCTGTGTGGTTTACCAACTAGGATCTACCATACTGTCAAATACTACTGAAGCGCCACTGTCTCTAACCTTATACTGTATACCATcttttctcccaccattcaccgATCCTTTTACAATAAAGTTTtttaatcatacatgtattttggaaaaacaatatattaatcatacatgtattttggaaaaacaatatattaatcCAAAATATAAACAGGTAATGTGAATATTGACATTTTTGGAATttgcggtatattcgtgctgtgtTTTCTTGTAATATAGGTGAATTGTTGCCGTTTTTATTGAGTTATATCATTTATCATTGAAGCATATCGTCGAAGACACCAaccaacacatcccacccgacCATATTATACTGAAAATGTGCGaaacagtcgtcccacttcttTGAACCTACTGCGTGTTAACAAAAACAGATAATACCTTTTGTATAGACTATGTTGTGTCTCAAACAGGAGAGAGAGGCGTTGCCAAGGAAGACGTCAGGAAGAAGAAAGTCTTTTTGAAAGGCGACATGGCGCGAACATGCCACGGTCTTCCAAAAAGAGACACAACATGCCTTATATCGAGGCGAAAGGACGGAAATGACGTAGCTGTTAAGGGGAGTTATCCAACATCAAGCAATTATTACTTTACGTCGTTTATCTTATTGATAATTTTAcacgcatttttttttttcgatttttcaattatgttatttttcctCAAAATGTGTGCCCTATGTTTTGGACTATAAATTGGTAAGCGGGGAAATATCGAGTGATTGAACTTCATGTACTGGTATCAGTTGACCTAGTTTAGATCTAGAATAGGGAcgtaaaatgtaataaatctCGAGAGATGGAAATATTTTATCGCGAGTGGGAAGTActtgtgaaaaatatcaaaattttcacctcactcgatgaaatgATACTGTTATTCATTAGGAATTACACGTTTTATCACACGGTTTTTTCACATGTCATATTAATATATTGTTAACTGACTTTGAACGCAATACCATTATTTTTTTAGCGCTTATCACCATCTTTCTGCGAAAACATTTCccttatacattgttatacactgAGACGTGATGTCGATCGATATTGTGCCATTATTAAATTGATTTCAATTTTGATAGAGTTTTATTTTGTAACCGTAAAAAGGACGTAAAGGTCCATCATtcaatcaatatttcataatatctTGTCGTTAGTAGTTTGTTTTAAGTTTAATGTACTGAAATTACTTCTTACTAATATATAGCAAcatgtttaacgtcctattgacagccatggtcatgtaaggacgagcCATGTTTgctggtggaggaaagccggagtacccggagaaaaccaccgacagcggtcagtacctagcatctgtcccacatgggattcgaactcgcgacccaagGGTAGAGAGCTTGTGGTACTATGTCAATACATCTTAACCACCCGGCTATTGCGACCCCATTGTCGTTAGTATTATTTTATGTTACTAAAATTAGTTCTTACGAATATAAAGtaatatttcaacaaaaaactttgtttAAAACCCGTGAATGTTTAATATTTCTCTGAAATTCAGGCACATTTCCTTGTAAATTGTTCGTTATCTTTAGTCAATAGCTTGGGATAGATTGAAGAACATACCCGAGGGTGATAACCCTATATCCGTTCTATAGCCTAGTCTGAAAATATACGTGATGTCATGTTTTCATAATAAGCCTTTATAAAAGTCGCACAGAATATCAGTCACTACCTGGGGTATCTGTCGAGGCCGGACGCATAAGGTTTGAAGATTACGGTGAAGATGACGAGAATATTTTCTGTGGAGTAAGTAAGATCAAATGTATTAATGATGAAAATCAGAGCTACAttaaaccactttattttttagtatacaaTACTTCGTGTcacattatttttaacatattcgCGAACACCTGATTTCGTGAACAAGTGTTCTTAGTGATGATTTAGCACATTCAGTATTCGCGGTGCATTAAAATTCGCGTTAAAGAAGTCTTCCTGACAACCATGCATTCATTTTACCATTTATACGATTACACGCGACACAGGAATTCGCGATCATTCCTTTCAATCGCTGAAAATTTGATTCCGCGATAGAACTCTCTCACGAAATTATGCGATAATTGGTATTTCGTAAACTAAAATAATGttggttacagtatacatattacTTGAACCATCATAATAATGTAATGTTCTAAAACATTTGGGTGGTTGGTAATTTAGTCTTGAAGTCCTTTAACAGCATATGTaatatgtttacataattatgaaatcAATGTTATGTATTGTCATAAGTAATAATTTAGTTGGTACGTTATTTCTTACGTCCTATTAAGAGCTATAGGGTAATTTAAGGACAGCCTTACTGTATGCGATGtgatgtgtgaatgtctgtatacttcgggaggctgcggtatggtcgtgttgtgtctctttaCAATAGTGGGAACTTGTCTATATGATAGTGCTATGGAACTGATTTTCGTCCTTTTAACTGATGCTTTGTGCAGTTTACCACATACCATCATATTTAGGATGCAGCTACCATGTTATACAATATGAATTTTATTCTACAAAACCTGGTATTTGGCAAATATCCCTTAACGGCTTTAGATGCCAATAACTAATCTGAGAGCCTGAAATTATATACATGGAGCTTAATAAAAAAAGTACAATGCTTTCGTATCATATTGAGAAAAAGTTTTCGCATTGAAGTTTTCATAGATATGTAAAAGTTCATTATTCCGTATCCACAAATGGTCTACAAGTAATGCTATTGTTATAATGTTGATGTAGATAACAATATCCaatatacattatcattttatgttGTACTTATTTTACAGATTACCCATTACCAAAGTTTTCAGTGCAACTCGTCGGTTGCGGAAATTAGGCGAATCCGGAGACAATTTTACTCAAAGAGCTAACCTTTTTGTCGCCGCTACGCTCTTTACATTATCTTTCCTTAGCTACGGCATCGACGTTTTCCTCGCCAAAGAAAACGAAGGGGTAACAGTGTTCTGTTACTGTCCAGCCGAGTTTCCAGATTCACGTGTGCACTACACAAActatgtttgttttacacaAGGATTCTATTATGTGCCATTTGACGAGGAGTTACCGGTCAGAAACATTCGCCGCGACAAGGATTTCAAGGAGAGGACTTTTAACTATTATCCTTGGGTCACCCATATCTTGATTCTGCAAgctgtattattttgtattccGCGTGTTCTATGGAGAATCGGTGGTGCCAGAGAAGGGTTTCAACACACTGTTTGCTTAGATGCTTTGGATAACGACATGTTTGAGAGAAAAGACGATGATGACAATGGACGAAAAATTAATGAGGATGCAATGACCAGGATTGAAAATTATGTTCGTCGTTATATAAACTTACGGGAATCTGTGATATATCACACGGATATAACTTCACTACTTCCATCCGGTTACAGATACACAGTCTTGTTCATCGTGACAGAGTTTCTGATGGTCTTTAAttcaatttcacaattttacTTGCTACAGTTCTTACTTGGGATAGATTTCATTAATTTCGGTATagattatttatcaaatatgcCAAATATATTGATGGCTGAAACAAATCGATTTCCAAGAGAAGCATTTTGTGATTTGACGGTTCGCCAGCAAATTAATGTTCAGACTTACACCGTGCAGTGCTCATTGCCATCGAACATGATCAATGAGAAGATATTCCTCCTAGTCTGGGTGATGCTGTTCTGTGTTTCCGTACTGAATATTGTTTCACTAGCATATCAGGTGACATCGATAAAAGGTATGCGATCAAAAGCTATAGAGGAAATAAATTCATATCAATTAAGAAAAAGCTTCCAAACGGAATCGACCAGAAGTATGATGAATGTAAACAGATTTGTGTGCGAGTGTTTGAAACTAGATCTCCTATTATTTCTCTGGCAGTTGAAGCAAAGTCATAAACCTATCATATATGATGTTATGTTTAGGCTGTGGGATCGATATTCTCACGAAGAAGATGGGGAAGCACCTGAGAAATCAGAACCCGAAAGCAAAGACAGTCATATATCATATCATAGCAccatttaatacatgtatgtaaacttttgtttgtttgtctcaGTGCAAAGATCCGAGATAATGCAAAGGTTAATAGTCAGTTTCTagttttcattgatttaaagAAATCGTCCGTATTTAAAATTCTCGATAGCATTATATAAGTTAAGAAATTAAATCTTTCATAACTTTGTAATTATTTCTTATTCAGAATTGTAAATCCATTAAAGCGTCACCGCAAGGATCTGGAGAAATGTACACATCGATCCGGTTTATCAGTGTTCCTTGATTTAAGGAAATGCCCTTTAAAATTTTCCATGATAATGCTACAGAATTTTAGAAAATACTTCCACGActttgtaatgctttcttattaagaattttaaacaaatacttTGCTTATGTTACCTTAGAATATAAGTTATATTTTGCCTTTACTTAAACATCCTCATACTTCTACCTAAACGTACCAGTGAATGTGTTATAAATGCCTTAAAGGgagcagccagatgtttcagcaTGTAACTCGAAACTCGAAAAAGTTAACTCGAAACTCAAAAAAGTTAactcgaaactcgagaaagttAACTCGAAACTCGAAAATGTTAACTCGAAACTGTTGACTCGAAACTCAAAAATGTTGACTCGAAACTCGACACTCGACCAAGAGTCACTCTCGTCAGTTGCGGATATCAACGAATAACAGCGGATATACAGTGCAAATGATAAGCATGCATTGAGTATTTATAGCGTATCTAATGCGAATGATTTCagcaatcaaaattttgtgcagTTCAAAAATCCTGGGAACGGAAAACACGCCATTGCGGATAATTGCGGACGTGTGCGGATGTTGGGCGACAGATACAAGTACAACAGTTAAACAGTATTTTCTGATGTTTCCTAGTGTTTTTTTAGTCcatttttaaaagtttatgTTGGGTGCTGAAACAACGTCATCGGGGAGACTGTTCCACAGTTTCACCGTCCTGTTACTACGTACATTGTAAAAGTGTCCTGGATTGCTGTGATTTGTACATTGTAAAAGTTTCCTGGATTGCTGTGGAAAgatcatatttgtatttcctctgCTACTATCCCTAGTTGCAACATTTCCCCATAGTTTTAAGAAAGTACACTCTGTATATGCCTCTTTCTCATATAAAGCATGTGTTATTTTGTATGACTCAATCATATCCCATCTTGTTCTTCTATACGACAGCGTTGGGAGCTTTAGAATTTTTAGTCTTCTTGCATAATTTAAACTGTTCATTCCCGTAAGACTTTTTGTTGCCTTACTCTGCACAGCTTCTAGTCCGTCTATATCCTTGATATTGTACGGAGCATTTCACCAAACTTACGTAGTCAAGTTGTGTTCTAGCTAAACTTTTGTACACCGGAATgaatgattttgtatttttgaaattaaacgTCCTTCGTAATACACCAACACTTTGATTTgccttttttttatatttttacttatACGTTCATCAAACATCCTGATGCTCCGGCTATTTGTCGTTGGTTTTTTGCCTATTTACATGTGTTTATACGTTTCAGGGTGCATTCGCAACAGCCAGATATTACTCCAGGTCCCCATCGTATTTGGATCACCTTGCAATGTCCTCGCTCTTCTGAATTCACTTGCAATGTCCTCGCTCTTCTGAATTCACTTTTTTTGGAAGATCATTTACGAAATCACGAGTAACAGACCAAGAACTGAACCTTATATAATTGCTGATGATACATCTGTCTTTTCAGAATTCATTTCTTGTACCGAAATACGCTGTTTTCGTCCTTTTAATAAGCTTTTTACCCACTATACTTGGTTTGAAAATGTGTATGCACGTAGCGTATTAGCTAAGCGCCAATGTGGTACGGTGCAAAGGTCTTACTGAGAATTTTAAGTTAGGAATTTGCCTATGTTACCTTTGAATATTGATTAGACTTTGCTCTGCTAAAGCCAtcacatttttagaaaattgtTGTAAAATGTGTTCATGTATTAATGATGACAACGGCAATGGTGATGAAACTTACATTTGTCATGTCTGTAATGCACTTtgtataaagaaattaaactcACTAAGCCttttaacaaatatatttcCTTATAACGAACTTTTGAAAATTGCTTTGAAACTAGAGCAGAGAATGTGATTTGTGGTCATAAACTTTACTTTACTTTTTCTTCAACACGCTTTAGGCGTCAACGTTCGTTAAG
Encoded here:
- the LOC138311106 gene encoding innexin unc-9-like, producing the protein MGSFEDACTAIDRDKSNRANNNIGEFLVQHFNSVYCSLLFVLTSLLVVAKEIFGEKIKCWCPALFTDNQVAYTNNYCYVKNTYYVSSEGPIPRHADTRQDFSITYYPWVPVILLSQCVLFVLPKWAWMELQSCASFGFVSRLTKSQCSLKNEDQSNIAHFMNRWIQTRIVKKKIGYRIRKSVYGFGFSRESYLAKAYAFCCFLYVVNSVGQIYLLDRLLGNEFLTLGTDILFQSRHGGSLEEMPRFPTVTFCDANIRRMSNVKTYTVQCSLPNNLFNEKIFIFIWFLLTSLSIINFISFLDNLMIFGRGRRRALIKRLLIIGENKSGTSKDVGNDREIFNEFLDNYLGVDGVFVISVVRYQLGVVYTSTLVENLWNIFNDHKNNDEKTN
- the LOC138310746 gene encoding innexin unc-9-like; amino-acid sequence: MTRIFSVELPITKVFSATRRLRKLGESGDNFTQRANLFVAATLFTLSFLSYGIDVFLAKENEGVTVFCYCPAEFPDSRVHYTNYVCFTQGFYYVPFDEELPVRNIRRDKDFKERTFNYYPWVTHILILQAVLFCIPRVLWRIGGAREGFQHTVCLDALDNDMFERKDDDDNGRKINEDAMTRIENYVRRYINLRESVIYHTDITSLLPSGYRYTVLFIVTEFLMVFNSISQFYLLQFLLGIDFINFGIDYLSNMPNILMAETNRFPREAFCDLTVRQQINVQTYTVQCSLPSNMINEKIFLLVWVMLFCVSVLNIVSLAYQVTSIKGMRSKAIEEINSYQLRKSFQTESTRSMMNVNRFVCECLKLDLLLFLWQLKQSHKPIIYDVMFRLWDRYSHEEDGEAPEKSEPESKDSHISYHSTI